The region CTGGTGGTATCACTGGAACTGGGCCTGATGCCTTTGAGGTTTTGCCCCCTCCCGCATGTTTCACTCTTGTACAGTTATTAAGGAAGTTTGTTATGTTGCTAATGGCAATCCCATTAACCTTTTGTAGGTTGCTTTGAAGTTAGAGCATAAAAATAGTAAAGGCTGCAGTCACGGTCCTCCATATGAGTGGCAAGTGTACAGGTAATTTTTTTTGTGCACTTATATTGTTATTAGTTATTAATCACCAAGTTTTATTACCTAACTAgtgtttttgttaaaaaaaaacataacggCTCTCTCAATGGTTGTTATGGAATTCCCTCTGTCCATTATAGAGGCCAGCAAGGAGACTACTAAGTTTCCATTCTATCTGTAAGTGATTCTTTTAGTTGTTTTGAAATTGCTTTTGCCAGTAAATATTCATGACTAACAATTTCCTGATTCTGAAAATAGGTCATGGACATGCTTGGCCCAAGTTTATGGGTTCTTTGGAACACTAATAACCAAATGTAAGAAATTGTGTGTTCTTTCTTCCTCCTCCCAAGTTACTCTTTCCAATGTTTCAGATTTTATTATCTATTcttaatatacacatatatttccCAACTAAAAAGATATTTGAATAATTACCTTTTGGTATTTACATTGATTATTTCTAAATGTCTACTCTTTTTAAAGGTTGTCTGAAGATACAGTTGCTTGTATAGCAGTGGAGGCTATATCAATTCTAGAACAGCTTCATTTCAAAGGGTACATTGTTAATCATTCTTATATCTTATCTTTTCTTTAACTTTATCCTACTCTAATTATTTTTGTGTTTCCTAATTGGACTCCAGTTTTGTGCATGGAGATGTTAAACCTGAAAACTTTTTGCTTGGTCTGCTCGGAACACCTAATGAGAAGAAGTTGTATCTTATTGATCTTGGTTTGGGTAAGTGTTTGCTGGTGAACATGTATAGGATCAATAGGACATCAGAAAAACCATGAAAATCTGCTTTTGTACCTATCATAATTATTGCACCAAACTAATCTTACTTTTCTTCTTCAGCATCAAAATGGAGAGATTCATCATCTGGTCGTCATGTTGAATATGACCAAAAGCCAGATGTTTTTAGGTACTACTTCCTTTAGTAAGGCTATGCATGGTCAATGGTTAGGCTGTAAGATGGTTCttagaatgaaagaaagaaagCTAAACCACTTGTCTGTTTCACTTAACATGATTTTTTTTGGAAGCCTGATATAATTTCTGACTTTTGATAGGGGAACTGTACGCTATGCGAGTGTACATGCTCATTTAGGTAGAACAGGGAGACGTCAGGATGATCTTGAGTCGCTAGCTTATACCTTGGTATTTCTTCTTAAAGGAAAACTTCCCTGGTAGGGCTACGTTGTGagttaatttcagtttccatttAACATTTCCAGTTGAAACATCTTATTTTGCTgaccttttttgttttttttttaatgcttTGGTAAATTATTGAGATGCAGGGTGACAATAAAGGGTTCCTTGCCTGTAAGAGAAAGATGGCAACTTCCTCTGACACATTATGCTGCTTGTGCCCTCCTCATTTTCAAAAATTCCTTGAGATAGTGACCAACATGAGATTCGATGAAGAGCCCAATTATTCAAAGCTTATTTCTCTTTTTGATGGCAGCATAGCTCTTAAAGCGTCTCTGCGACCAATCAGAACTGATGGGGTAGCTAAGGTGGTTGCCTTATGTCATAGCTTATCGATTAGCTTTTagtaatatgattttttttttcaactaaaTGTTGAATATTTAAATGTAGTTTGGTCAAAAAAGAGGAAGATCACTTGTGGAGTTAGAAGATGGTGGGCAGCCTAGGAAGAACGTTCGATCAGGTAGTCCAGTCTCTCAGTGGATCTCAGTATTTAATTACAGATCAACAATGAAGCAGAGGTAGTTGATGCAGCTCTCCGTCTCTTTTTCTATTTTTCATTATCTTGTTCTTTGTCTCCTttcatattttatgtttttaagatATTGGCATGCTAGAAATACACTATGTCTGGTCTTTATGGTTTTGCTAAATGCTTGTACAAGTAGTTCTTTTGGTGATTTGAATAATTTTCATCATTCTTATAtaaaaaaaggagaaagaaatGTCATCAGAGGTCCCCCGTTTTTTTTTTAATACTCCCATATAGTTTATGGGATTTGTCTGTCTTTTTATATGGGATTTCTTCTTGGACAATTTTTGTTGGCAATTGGAGGGTGTTTGGTAGGAGGGAGAAGTGAGAGGAAATAAACGGGGTAAAGTAAGAAAATGAATTTGGGTTATGGTTGTTATTTGGCTGGATGAGAGGAGGGAGTATATTAGACAATGTATCTCAAATCATCAATTTTAGCCAGTTTTTTACACCCTCTAATTTGGAGAGATTTTGTTATTCCTCTTATACGAGACAAATAATGGAAGAATGTTTCCTTCCTACCAAATATAGCATGAATAAGGTAAAGGGTTGAATCTGCTACACTTAATTACTGGAGGCCAAATATTACTCAATGTTATTGTTTACATGTTTGTTATCTCCAGCAACTATAGTTTTCTGCCCTTTCCTTTATCTATCAGCAACTAAAGGAAGTTTATGCTGCAGGTATCACTACAATGTTTTGGATGCAAGACTTCAACAGCCTGTTGATAAAGGGAAGGAGGATGGTTTGTACATTAGCTGCGTATCTTCTTCCTCGAATACATGGGTTGTTGTTTTGGATGCAGGAACAGGTTTCTCATCCCAGGTTTTTGAACTATCACAAATTTTCCTGCATAAGGTTGGTATTCCTGAATTTTTCTTTCCATAGCTTCTTCTTTTGGTTTTGAAGTTTCATTTTCAATGATGCAGTTGTGGCTTCACAAGTTTTAATCTTTCATTTTTACTTCATCAGGAGTGGATAGTGGAACAGTGGGAGAAGAATTACTATATCATTGCAGTTGCTGGTGCATGCAATGGCAGTGCCTTGGTGGTAATTTCTCAAGGTAAATggggttttatttttaaattcttATAATTTGTTCCTTTAATAATTACTTTCGCATGTAAGACATCTTTATTTTCATGTGAGACAGACCTTTGTACTCTACACTTTGCTTTCGTGAAAGGCCACGTTGGCCATGGTTTGGGTAATTTGGGCCTTTAAAAGAAacttgttatatataaatatatatatgggaaTTATCATCTATATATGGATTAGATCTTCATGGATCATTACAATGCTCAACATGTAAATGTGTGTATATGTATGCATAATTGATGTTGTTTTTTCAAGTGCAAAACCAAGAGAAACTTATTGACAAAAACTGCCTTAGAGATGAATTTTCAAGAATTTCAAACTTCAAACACTTTTCTTTGTGATTCAGGTGACATTCTTGGACAATAGATTAACTTAATTGGCATTTTCTTTGTGTAATAGCTATAGCTATATGATCATGAACACAACCATTAATAGCTATACATAATCAGAATTGATTTATTTATAGAAGCTAGAGATATAGGTGATCCAGTCATCAATGATCGATATGATTTCCACATGATTTCCACGtttgaataaattataagatCAGATCATAAATAAATTAAACTAATGAAGTACgtataacataaatatatataatatataaagttATATTATCCTGTAGCAAAAAAGACAATAATATTGTTTCTTTTACTTTTTTAattgtcttttttctttttggcATCTAATTTACTGTATATTTTTAGTTTAAtgtgtgtctatatatatatatatatatgcataatcCATGTTTATTTTCAAGTGAAAAACCAAGAGCCACTTACTCAGAAGAACTGCTTTAAGAGaggttttgagttttttttctgTGTCAAAATTCAGTTCTTTTGTTGGAAATTGGATGGCAATTCTTTGCAATTGtccacaaaattaatattttagaaTTCTGAATGCTTGTGATGTATTTTCATAAATGATTGTTGTTGGAACTAAAAACAGCAATAAAATGAAAAGAGCCTTCAAGAGGGAGCATGAAGTTGAATTGCTGCCAACTTctttatatatgtaaatatgaacTAAAAGTACAATTTTTGACATGTGTACAGATTTTTGTATATgttttatattgattttgtactaaatattttttttttagtttgtattttgtttatctattttataaaaattaattttgatattttattaatgtttttttgtaaatattataataaaaaatagaattgataaaataattaaattaaaaaactaataaaattatatattaaaaaaattatttaatttattattaattttgctaCCAAATTTTAGTAGCAAAAGTATCGAATTTTCAAGTACAAAACAAATAATTTGCTACTAATTTTGTGATTGTTTGCTACCAAATTGTGGTAGTAAAATGATTTTGGtggattgaaaataaaataaattttaatgacACAAATTCTTTAGCTACCAAATTAAATGCAATTGGCTACCAAATTACAGTATCAAAAAACCTCTAGTAGTATGTAAAGTGGTGTTTTAGCTaatagattaaatatttttagcTACTAAAAAATTAGTAGCAAAGAAGAATAATTAGCTACAATTTTTTTTGGTAGCAAGAAACCTTTAGCGACAGGGTTTTAGCTATGAACCAGTTACcaaaaaattttggtagcaaaaagGGTATTAGCTACCAAAAAGACATAGTTTGCTACCAGTTTTTTGGTAGCTAAAACACTACTTTTTTGTAGTGATATTTTCAAAACAACTACATTTTCTTCCAAAATGTCTTCCAGTCGCACTGCTTCATACTCACTTGAGGAAGATATGCACTTGTGCCATGTAGATATTGACATTTCTCAAGATCCAATCATAGGAAGAAACCAATCAGGTAACCGTTTttgggcaagagttgaatcagaGTACCACAAGAATGGGAAATTTAGTAATCAACCTCGACCAAGAAGATCTTTGCAAACTCTAATGACTACCATTATTGGCGCAGTTGCAAAATTAAGGGGATGCATCAAGCAAATCCAAAATAAAAATCCAAGTGGTGCTTCACAAGAAGATATTGTAAGTGTTTGTTATAGTTTACTTATTGTTACtaaattgtttttaaattttattgacaccattattttatttatgttttaattgttaAATCAAGCGAAGATGTTATTAGcccaagaaaaaaaatatagcaGAGGCTTCAAATTTGATCATGTGTGGCCCATCCTCAAACACATTCAGAAATTTACAAGTGATGACAACATCAATGCACCAAGTAGATTCCAACAAGATGGTCCTAATTTTACTTCATCCAAATCATCATCTCACAATTTCGATTCTCCGACGTCAGCATCCACCGGTATGAGTTCATTTGATCTGAATATAAATAATGAGGAAATCATTACTAGTTCAACTGAAAGACCTATTGGTGTGAAAAAAGCAAAGGCAAAACAATTATGTGATGATCAATTTAACAAACTAATGgaacaaagtaaaaaaaatcGTTCAAGTTATTGAAAAGAGTAGCACAAATAGAAATGAacgtgttgacgccgtttttcgtcaacagataaaagaagagagcacgtaaacaatttaagacaatggtcaaaaataaacaaacgaatcaaacacggttttttacgtggttcagcagttaaatctgcctagtccacgagtctctgttattaatctcaagattatttctgaacaattctttagcatgaattctccagagttttctcttaaggatcagaatttcggtccattacaatggtgcatggcttctctatttatagagaaggatgcagaatactatcccacatattttgggtagttactcttttgtgaataaaaataaatggctttaaatgtcaATTATCAGATATATAAGGAAACATCCCCcatagatcaggaaacgcataactgactaaataatatcccacgattcttggggatttatatcaataaatgaggattacatctcatgcttacaatacttgtagatattcaaggtggtcatagcgtatctccaaggcttcagcatctcaggtttcacgtcattgtgcgagccactgacatctcccgagctaacattgctttcgagatagtacatcgagctcaatatccctgctccgaagttgttcccgaagatgaggggctctcagagctatctttcgagatcgagatcatttcgaggtcagtacattcgaggtcatgtatcatactttgcaggctcggtttacaatcgtagagcataccctaaccctcacgagaccatttaatgcgaactcagctttcgaggtcatatttactatggctcgaaatctgggtataacattttgccccctcaaaagtattttttcgagtcctaagagaaggaaacttttgaactactctttctgggaaccataccgtcacactcttaaaaacggacacgtgccagatgggtattgctcactttaggtacttgagtaccttgggaacacgcccacgattgttcgtctgacagcttttcggcgccatcttatcaccaattcccctccattcgatctgttgaggattttaaccaacgctcctgattgatttagttttcccacctatatatataagatctcctcttcgtcttcttctttacgtTTGTTTATTGTaaccagaaagaaaagaaaaaacaagaaagccagaaactttcttaagaagcttccatcccgtgcatgttttctcgacccaaaaaacaaaggaaccctggtctgttcgagtcagtgagttctttcttgcaacctcttctccactcgacgatttcgctgcactcaccatcactgtgtaagtacgccatttttatTGTTCTTTCTATACTGTGCTTGCTGTGTACGTTAGTATgtgttcttagcatgatgcgataggaggttttgaaccgataggttttatgttttctggattttctttctggatgttcgcctctggtttatgcccagttttgtcctttgaccggcgtttcaactttctgggttttgaaaatttttaggctatgtttcttgtacaccaagttttcgggtaaaaacccttgttcttgacaattacacgacacccaaaaacgcttttcctggctaaccgccactctcctttcccttgaatttcgggattttcataaaagaaatcatccacgctccttttccttTCCCGTGGACtacgcgctctgactctttagtgagggtcttaatattt is a window of Humulus lupulus chromosome 4, drHumLupu1.1, whole genome shotgun sequence DNA encoding:
- the LOC133829411 gene encoding casein kinase 1-like protein HD16 — translated: MDMLGPSLWVLWNTNNQMLSEDTVACIAVEAISILEQLHFKGFVHGDVKPENFLLGLLGTPNEKKLYLIDLGLASKWRDSSSGRHVEYDQKPDVFRGTVRYASVHAHLGRTGRRQDDLESLAYTLVFLLKGKLPW